From the Limanda limanda chromosome 7, fLimLim1.1, whole genome shotgun sequence genome, the window AACGTTACACaagtgaaagaaagtgaaaacagagttttattttcaaacttttctttaaCTCTCACAGGATCACCACAAACCGTTAAAACATTtcccctcacactcacacaaaataTAGGTTTTCAAACAATACAGCACAAATCCCATTTTAAATGTTGCACATGTTAGTGAGGTAACAAGCTGTGCAACTTACTGtaagaacaataaataaatggattGCAAAACAtgctcaacaccccccccccaaagtataaatatatttgcagtaaaatcaaatcaaatctgcaAATAATccctcaaataaaaacaaacacacagtgtaaagctcagaaacagttttttttgtatattgtgACTTTTGAAGCctgatattaaaaaaacagcCGTATGTGAAAGTTGAATAACACAATTCCCCTTAACACACTGGCTGTATatgctgtaaaaacaaactGACATGAAACACACTGTGTTCATCTCCTGTTTAAgagtaaaacatttccactgcCCATGATTCAAAGACATGATAGGCTGCTGCTTAGCACAGggtataaaaacaaatcaacttaAAAACTGGACACTTGTAGCCCGAAATGAGTCCAAAATAAATCCCTGAATCCGACGAGAAAACAAAAGGTAAGTTGTATATATAATATTGAGGAAgggtgaattttttttaaaaaccctgaGGATAGTCCCCGAGcttctttttccccttttcttttgCTTGTAAAAAATTGCTTAGTTTCAAGCTTCAATCAACACACTGACCTTGTAGAGAAATATAATGTTGACTCAACACTTCTCATCTACTGAAAGTGTAAGAGGGGTagtcactctcctcctcttattCTAAAGCTTTCTTTTGGCTTTTTTCGGCTCAATCTCTCTAACAGCGTTGTTACTGGAGCCTCCATCATCACAGCCATTGTTGTTCAACCTGACGGGTTTCATAGGGGTCAGCTCCGGCGCTATGATGTCTGCGTcctgtgtgtaaataaaatatcagaCATTGATATTAATATTGACAGTTTCGTGTGTACACTGTCCTGACTGACACAGGGGTCTGTGACAGAACTCTTCTTTACCAGCTAGATAATGAAGTAAGACTAGAGGAAGGTGATCTCTGGACCccgatttttaaaaaaggtacaTTGGATAAACActaattttaaaaacacatttcttgcCTTAGTTTTTCTTCTCTCAGTTCCTTCACTACTCATTCCGTTCATTTCAGTTTTCCTGACTGTATTGTTATTGGTTGTGTAGAGCCACACTGCCTCATTAGGAATTTTTTCCGCTCCCCATTGTCCATTGTAAAACGGCAGCGTTCTTTTTTATGTGAGATAGTGATGGGTTCTCAAGGCTGGCCCATGAGGTCAAACCCCATGAAATGCGGAAACAGTTCATGCCGACTATGACAGAAAGCTGTCAGAACCCACCGGGGCCGTGTGGCAGCAGACCAGTGATAGTTCCCGTGTTCGACCTCTGTCCTGCTGCTTTGACTGCCGACAATGAGCTGGACCATCGAGCAATAGAGGAAGGTGGCCTCAATTTTTGACTGACATGGTACACGAACAATACAGGGTCCTGCTCACTACACTGCTCCACAGAACCATTTGTGCTCAACATTTACTACCCCCACCATGGAGGTTAggttttgttcttgtttgtttgttattcagCGGGTTAATGTAAAAAGTGCACAACTGATTTCCAGGatattttgtggaggggtggggcatcACCCAGGGAAGAGTCTACTGAATTTGAGTGTGAATTCAGATTAGGGGGCGGCTCCAGGAAAAAAGATCCGGCAAATTTAAgcgactgatatttatgattgtgtgtaatCTGATGCAGAACCAAATAGAAATCTGGATCTCGTgaatgtatgtgtttatttatgtgttttcattAGATGACTGTTGGTGCTGGACAGAAGTATGTGCACTTTTCTTGGTGCCATTCAAGTTCCCTTTGTTTTCCATTCTCAAAAGTCTCTCCAGTTTGAGGCAAACACCCTTCAAGGCGTGTGTCCATCCAATGTTTATCAACCAACAGGGACACTGCAAATAATTACACAATTCTTTACACTGGAGAAGATCAATTTTACCGTAGGCGTTGaggattttttgttgttgcaccACTGAACAAAATGCTTCTTGGCGGCCTCCACAGTCTTTCCATCCCTCTTCTTGCAGTAGACTCGGATCAGCTGCTCATTGAACTGCGCCGGAAGCAGATTTGACACCTGACAAGAATGACAAAGAGTTTATTTTGAGCTGTAAATTCAAAATAGAGGAAGTGACATAATCAATCTTTGTGTTTCAAAATATGAGACATGAGAAACAATCAGCTCTGTAAATGCAAAGGAAACTCATGCAAACAAAGATAAAGATGTGTGACCTGGTCCTCGCGTATCTGGAAGGCTTTAGTTGGGTCATCTTTGCAATAGAATCGCACTTTGTTGATGGGGTTCTTATCCTTCATCCCATAGTCCAGAGAAATTACCTAAATGAGAGGTTTTGTGCATTAGGGCCACGAATCAACAAAACTAAAATtcacaattaaaaaatgtaattctttCTTTTGGAGCAAATGAAATGTATGAGATAAAAGGTAGTTGGACTTAAAACTCACGCTAACTATAAAGTCGTCTGGCTGCAGTTTGACATCCTGGACATCCTGGACATCCGGGAAGCCCTGGACACTCTGAGGGGTGGATTCGGCCAATTCTTTTTCCCAGTCTTTAATCGCATCCTGACAGATGTGAAGTGGATTAAGTAATAATAAGAAATAGAACTTACATACAACACTCTAACGCAGAATGATATACGAGGATACATACACAACCATATATGGTTAGATTTCTTAGTTGAAATCACAATCTACTTTCCAACATGCAATAAAAaatttattgattaataatATCTTAGGAACAAActggtttcatttcatttataagGAAGCTTATTGGCAGCTTTTTTTGACAATTGCTAAATCCTCCAATATTTGCTAATTAAAACTCCTCATACACAAggttttgatgtttttctttgaattgCACTGTTGGGAATTTAATGTCTTTGGGTTTAGTTTTGTTTATCaacaaataaaattataattgGATaagaagatggatgacatgactgttccccaaaagtgaagacaAAGTGTGTGGATATCATATCACTGCAGAAGCAGCCAGTTGAACCCTACTTGAACAACATGGATAAAGTTATCAATAACACTTCTGATTTGTAAAAACTCAAATTCAACAGCCAAAATAGTTCCacaagaagaacacaaacacaaaccggGGTGACATCCAGAGGTTCTCTTGGCTTGGTTCGGCCCAGACACTTGTAGAGGCGTCGACAGACGATGTCTTGGAGAATCTGCCGCGGTTCAGCGAGCTCCTCGGAGGACGAGTAGAGTATTCGTTCAAACACATGATCTAAGGCACAGAACGGAAATCAGTGAATTTGAATCATTCATGTACACTAATCTGAATGCGTTTAAAACAAGGGTTGAAGCAGATAAAGTACGAATACTTCAAGACTGATACAAACTGTCACGGGAGTACATCCAaataataatatgtgttaaCCGGTCCTGTTATACTCTATGTTAATGCAGTTTGTGAAGACTGTGAGCATTTGTCTCTTTAATAGTGAACAACGCTATGATCCGTCATTGTGCTGTTTGTGCAGCCTGACTGATTTGGATTTTTGGGGTTGGATGGTGAAACTGGGAGTAAAAAACATTCCAATACCGATGGATCAGCCGATATATATACTAGAAAGACCCTTATGACAAATTAATGTAATTGAGACTTCATGTTTTACAGATTAAACTTTatgactttaaataaaaagaaaacatgtaaacggaagtaaattgaaaatgtaaacatttactTTTCTGCAATGGCTATTCTATTAAATCAAAGTTCAACATTTGTCTGATAAGcattataaaaataacaataacaatttgCTATGGATATCGCCAGCCATTTTCAAAAAACAATGGTTTTCAGCATAGTTCCTTCAATAAGATAAAGGTTTTTGTATTGGTAAACATAAATAAGGATACTCATATGTCTGTTAAAGGCTCATATTGGATGGCCAACTGATAAATCGGTCGGGCTCTAGCTGTTTAACTTCCAGCCTGAAGAGAACAGTTGCACAAAAGAAACCATGGTTTCAAACCAGCAAACAGTAGGACGGACAAACTAAACGGAACACGGAGGTATCCACGAACCTGTCAGTTTGGTGTAGGCCTCCATGTCGTCTATGGCCGTGGAGAGAGTGAACTTCTTCCCTTTTGAGCCTTTAATCTGGATGTGTGGATCTGCTTTTAGAAAGGCCTCAGTGATCCTAAAGAAACACCCGACACATTATTACCTTTCAGAACGACCACAGTGAAAAGCAAACAAGCTACGTCCGAGCAATGAGCTACTTACATGACCTCTATGATGTTGCAAACACTGTGCTGGTAGGCTCTTCTGTGGAGACAGTTCCTTGTGTGGAACATATCATACAGATTGCCCACCTCCTGTTTAAAGAATCACTTGTGTTTTAGTcacagtttaaatgtttaactAAGACGTTTTTAAAAGCTGATCAGAAGGAAAACGTAAGAGAGTTGTTACTTTGTTTCTGGTACAGATTTGCTTCTGCCCGTCCACCTCACACACCCTGGCGAACATCAGGCAGCGCTGATAATCAAAGTTGTTCTTGATGCCCAGGTGGTAGCAGTCCCTAAGAGGAGAAACATGTGAACAGATGGGCCATTACACTCACAAGGATTTATCAACATGTGATTTAGGAAACCTTTCttaaaacaaactaacaagTCAATAATACTCACCTTGCAAAGTAGTCCCACTTATCCACATCAATGCCATTTCTTTTGTTGGCCACAATCTCATAGAGAAAGGACATGGCCTCTGGGCGGCCTTTGTAACGCCACTAAGTCAGAAAACAGAGACATGAGATTCTGATATATTGGTATTTTTGAGGATTAAAAATAATTGACAGGAAGAGAGTGCAATGTCTGACCCTCATCTTATTATAATGTGAGGAATCTCTGTCTGAGCCTCTGTCCGTATGTACGTAATTGACAGATCGCAAAAACAGTTTGGCGCATCGAGTCGcaaatttggtgcgatttggacgtATGAGAtgttcaaaatgaaaagaacttTAAATGAAATTGTGCTCAGTAGCAGCAGAGGCACGGATTCAGGGCTGTAAATCTGAGCCTTCccttcagctgctgcctggACCCATCTTACAGGAACTAAATTGAATCCGTAGTTCCTCTAGTCAAAATGCAGTTTTAGTTCCAGAGTTCCTCAAAAGATCCTTGTCCTTTGGTAAAGTTCCTGCAGTAGAACAATACGACTATAATACTAATACAAGTATCAACTGATCTCATATAGGCAGAACTAGAAGTTACCCCTTTAGCTTTAGTGCCCAATGGTCCAGCAATCTGCTCCTTGATGAACTCCAGGTCCTCAGGCAGCACCAGGCCATGCTGCTCCATCACCGGCTTCAAGTTGTTGATCTCAACCAGGtaatcaaacattttcaaagagGCCTGCTcgtgctgaaacacacacagaataatttattaatattatataataacaaaaatgtatgGGAActtacacattcacaccttgaaaatgaaagcaaacagaAGGAGCTTATCTTAAAATATGGCTCCTGCAAACACGAATGCTTATCGGTCACGTTTGCCAGACGGCAGGTCTGTGGTCATAACTTAAATAATGACGTGTGTTTATAAGCTCTTAGTGTCTCTTATCAGTGACACTTATCATTACGAACATTGCAACCACTACCTTAGACCTGAGCTGTCCTGCTGAGAGGCCAGGTGACACTGACTGCTTTGAGTAGCagctttgtttttacagttatttTAACCGCTAATAGAATTGTTTTGCTCTAACGTCATCCCATCTGGTACAGCAGGTTTTATACAAATATCAAACTTtctgttaaaggttcagtgtgtagtatttagtgacatctagtggtgaggttgcatgttgcagctgaatacccctcacctcaccgtCCCTTTCCAGACATGACAGAGAACTTGTAGCAGCcctcagttgtcataaaaacctaaaaaataGTTAGTTTGAccagtttggacgactgtaaaaaacatggcggcctccgtagagagaaCCCACttcagatgaaaatataaagtatttaaatataaaagggcTCATctagggaaaagaaaacaacaacttgtaCAGGTTAATCTGCAGCTGTTTTAAA encodes:
- the LOC133005695 gene encoding deoxynucleoside triphosphate triphosphohydrolase SAMHD1-like, with protein sequence MENRKRPSEAASFPDDSFKTPEKRAPGNPPPDQDYTRWGVEETCRYLRAEGLREWENTFREQRITGVGLRYLDDSGLQGIGVKLLGDRLRILHSTRKLWQIAAEPGKVFNDPIHGHVELHPLLIRIIDTPQFQRLRNLKQLGGAYFVFPGASHNRFEHSIGVGHLAGQLVQALNDKQPELLISRRDILCVQIAGLCHDLGHGPFSHLFDGRFIPKARPGITWKHEQASLKMFDYLVEINNLKPVMEQHGLVLPEDLEFIKEQIAGPLGTKAKGWRYKGRPEAMSFLYEIVANKRNGIDVDKWDYFARDCYHLGIKNNFDYQRCLMFARVCEVDGQKQICTRNKEVGNLYDMFHTRNCLHRRAYQHSVCNIIEVMITEAFLKADPHIQIKGSKGKKFTLSTAIDDMEAYTKLTDHVFERILYSSSEELAEPRQILQDIVCRRLYKCLGRTKPREPLDVTPDAIKDWEKELAESTPQSVQGFPDVQDVQDVKLQPDDFIVSVISLDYGMKDKNPINKVRFYCKDDPTKAFQIREDQVSNLLPAQFNEQLIRVYCKKRDGKTVEAAKKHFVQWCNNKKSSTPTDADIIAPELTPMKPVRLNNNGCDDGGSSNNAVREIEPKKAKRKL